One uncultured Alphaproteobacteria bacterium genomic region harbors:
- the acrB gene encoding multidrug efflux system protein (Evidence 2a : Function of homologous gene experimentally demonstrated in an other organism; PubMedId : 10920254, 12351840, 12654283, 15111118, 15155734, 21450803, 7651136; Product type t : transporter), with amino-acid sequence MSRFFIARPIFAWVIAIVVMLGGLLALNTLAVSQYPEIAPTQINIVGTYSGADAETVENSVTKVIEQGMTGIDNLDYMTSNSTSTGRSEITITFTNAANPDVAQMQVQNKLQLVTSQLPQIVQQNGLTVTKSSSGFLMVVGFVSTDGSMNSVDLGDYVDSTLNDTLKRVPGVGDTRLFSSAYAMRVWLDPEKLAKYALQPGDVANAIEAQNVQVSAGQLGGLPQVRSQQLNATVTAQSRLQTPEQFRAIILKSETSGASVRIGDVADVEIGAESYTTVGSYNRMPSAGLAINLATGANAIATADAVRAAIEGMRPTFPPGLDVVYPYDTTPFVRLSIHEVVKTLIEAVVLVFVVMLVFLQNFRATLIPTIAVPVVLLGTFGVLAFLGYSVNTLTMFAMVLAIGLLVDDAIVVVENVERVMREERLPPREATIKSMDEITGALIGIAIVLSAVFVPMAFFGGSVGVIYRQFSVTIVSAMILSVMVALILTPALCATILKPHKEGQNRAAAWFNRNFDRLAHGYADTSGAMIRRPAVFLLGFFAIVGVVAWLFVRLPTSFLPQEDQGILITPVQLPVGATRDRTVRVLEQVRDYYLDEEKAAVEGAFYVAGFGFSGQGQNIGLVFVRMKAFDEREDPRLSAQAVANRAMQRFAGIQDAMVFALAPPPIPGMGTSSGFTFYLQDLNNQGHAALMAARNEMLGKAGQSPLLVATRPNGLEDEPQYHVTIDQAKASALGLSLADVNQTLTIAWGSDYINDFIDRGRVKPVYLQGKADFRMQPEDLDAWYVRNSAGGMVPFSAFASGKWTYGSPRLERYNGRPAVEIQGQAAPGVSSGDAMNDIDRIVSELPQGFGREWTGLSYQERMSGAQAGPLYAISVLVVFLCLAALYESWSIPFAVMLSVPVGILGALAAATLFGQTNDVYFKVGLLTTIGLASKNAILIVEFAIERLDQGMNLVEATLTAARQRLRPILMTSFAFILGVTPLATASGAGSGAQNSIGIGVMGGMIAATVLGVFFVPLLFVCVRRVFKGKPRHAPDPKAEEA; translated from the coding sequence ATGTCGCGGTTTTTCATCGCGCGGCCGATCTTCGCCTGGGTGATCGCGATCGTGGTGATGCTGGGCGGCCTGCTGGCCCTCAACACCCTGGCGGTGTCGCAGTATCCCGAAATCGCGCCGACCCAGATCAACATCGTCGGCACCTATTCGGGCGCCGATGCCGAAACGGTCGAGAACTCGGTCACCAAGGTGATCGAGCAGGGCATGACCGGCATCGACAACCTCGACTACATGACCTCCAACTCGACCTCGACCGGCCGGTCCGAGATCACCATCACCTTCACCAACGCCGCCAATCCCGACGTGGCGCAGATGCAGGTGCAGAACAAGCTACAACTCGTCACCTCGCAACTGCCGCAGATCGTGCAGCAGAACGGCCTGACCGTGACCAAGTCGTCGTCGGGCTTCCTGATGGTGGTGGGCTTCGTCTCCACCGACGGCTCGATGAATTCGGTCGACCTCGGCGACTACGTCGACAGCACCCTCAACGACACCCTGAAGCGCGTCCCCGGCGTCGGCGACACCCGGCTGTTCAGCTCCGCCTACGCGATGCGCGTCTGGCTCGACCCCGAAAAGCTCGCGAAGTACGCGCTCCAGCCCGGCGACGTCGCCAACGCCATCGAGGCGCAGAACGTCCAGGTTTCCGCCGGTCAGCTCGGCGGCCTGCCGCAGGTCCGGAGCCAGCAGCTCAACGCCACGGTGACGGCGCAGAGCCGCCTGCAGACCCCCGAGCAGTTCCGCGCGATCATTCTCAAGAGCGAAACCTCGGGCGCGTCGGTGCGGATCGGCGACGTCGCCGACGTCGAGATCGGCGCCGAGAGCTACACCACCGTCGGCTCCTACAACCGCATGCCGTCGGCGGGCCTCGCCATCAACCTCGCCACCGGGGCGAACGCGATCGCCACCGCCGACGCGGTGCGTGCCGCGATCGAGGGCATGCGCCCGACCTTCCCGCCCGGCCTCGACGTCGTCTATCCCTACGACACCACGCCGTTCGTGCGGCTCTCGATCCACGAGGTGGTCAAGACCCTGATCGAGGCGGTGGTGCTGGTGTTCGTGGTGATGCTGGTGTTCCTGCAGAACTTCCGCGCCACCCTGATCCCGACGATCGCGGTGCCGGTGGTGCTGCTCGGCACCTTCGGCGTGCTGGCGTTCCTCGGCTATTCGGTCAACACCCTGACGATGTTCGCGATGGTGCTGGCGATCGGCCTCCTGGTGGACGACGCGATCGTCGTCGTCGAGAACGTCGAGCGGGTGATGCGCGAAGAGCGCCTGCCGCCGCGCGAGGCGACGATCAAGTCGATGGACGAGATCACCGGCGCGCTGATCGGCATCGCCATCGTGCTCTCGGCGGTGTTCGTGCCGATGGCGTTCTTCGGCGGTTCGGTGGGCGTGATCTATCGCCAGTTCTCGGTCACCATCGTCAGCGCGATGATCCTGTCGGTGATGGTGGCGCTGATCCTCACGCCCGCGCTCTGCGCCACCATCCTCAAGCCCCACAAGGAGGGGCAGAATCGCGCCGCCGCGTGGTTCAACCGCAACTTCGACCGCCTCGCCCACGGCTACGCCGACACTTCGGGGGCGATGATCCGCCGTCCGGCGGTGTTCCTCCTCGGCTTCTTCGCGATCGTCGGCGTGGTCGCGTGGTTGTTCGTGCGTCTGCCCACGTCGTTCCTGCCGCAGGAGGACCAGGGCATCCTGATCACTCCGGTTCAGTTGCCGGTGGGCGCGACCCGCGACCGCACCGTCCGGGTGCTGGAGCAGGTGCGCGACTACTACCTCGACGAGGAGAAGGCGGCGGTGGAGGGCGCGTTCTACGTCGCGGGCTTCGGCTTTTCCGGCCAGGGGCAGAACATCGGCCTGGTGTTCGTGCGGATGAAGGCGTTCGACGAGCGCGAGGACCCGCGCCTATCCGCTCAGGCGGTGGCGAACCGCGCGATGCAGCGGTTCGCGGGGATCCAGGATGCGATGGTGTTCGCCCTCGCGCCGCCGCCGATCCCCGGCATGGGCACGTCGAGCGGCTTCACCTTCTACCTCCAGGATCTCAACAACCAGGGCCATGCGGCGCTGATGGCGGCGCGCAACGAGATGCTCGGCAAGGCGGGGCAGAGCCCGCTGCTGGTGGCGACCCGTCCCAACGGCCTCGAGGACGAGCCGCAGTACCACGTCACCATCGATCAGGCGAAGGCCTCCGCCCTCGGCCTGTCGCTCGCCGACGTCAACCAGACCCTCACGATCGCCTGGGGCTCCGACTACATCAACGACTTCATCGACCGCGGCCGCGTCAAGCCGGTGTACCTTCAGGGCAAGGCGGATTTCCGCATGCAGCCGGAGGATCTCGACGCGTGGTACGTGCGCAATTCCGCGGGCGGGATGGTGCCGTTCTCGGCGTTCGCGAGCGGTAAATGGACCTACGGCTCGCCGCGCCTCGAGCGCTACAACGGCCGCCCGGCGGTGGAAATCCAGGGACAGGCGGCGCCGGGGGTGAGCTCGGGCGACGCGATGAACGACATCGACCGGATCGTCTCCGAGCTGCCCCAGGGGTTCGGCCGCGAGTGGACCGGGCTGTCCTATCAGGAGCGGATGTCGGGCGCGCAGGCCGGACCGCTCTACGCGATCTCGGTGCTGGTGGTGTTCCTCTGCCTCGCGGCGCTCTACGAAAGCTGGTCGATCCCGTTCGCGGTGATGCTGTCGGTGCCGGTCGGCATCCTCGGCGCGCTCGCCGCGGCGACCCTGTTCGGCCAGACCAACGACGTGTATTTCAAGGTCGGCCTCCTCACCACCATCGGTCTCGCCTCGAAGAACGCGATTCTGATCGTCGAGTTCGCGATCGAACGCCTGGATCAGGGCATGAATCTTGTCGAGGCGACGCTCACCGCCGCCCGTCAGCGCCTGCGCCCGATCCTGATGACGTCGTTCGCCTTCATCCTCGGCGTCACGCCGCTCGCCACCGCCTCGGGCGCGGGCTCGGGCGCGCAGAACTCGATCGGCATCGGCGTGATGGGCGGCATGATCGCCGCCACCGTGCTCGGCGTCTTCTTCGTGCCGCTGCTGTTCGTCTGCGTGCGGCGGGTGTTCAAGGGCAAGCCGCGCCACGCGCCGGATCCCAAGGCGGAGGAGGCATGA
- the acrD gene encoding aminoglycoside/multidrug efflux system (Evidence 2a : Function of homologous gene experimentally demonstrated in an other organism; PubMedId : 10692383, 12426336, 1644752, 20158894, 21450803; Product type t : transporter), which translates to MSLSRFFIDRPVFAGVLSILIFVAGLLSLRALPISEYPEVVPPTVVVRAQYPGASPRVIAETVATPIEEQVNGVEDMLYMSSQATTDGTMTLTVTFRLGTDPDKAQQLVQNRVSQAEPRLPEEVRRLGITTIKSSPDLTMVVHLISPDGRYDMAYLRNYALLNVKDRLARIEGVGQVQLYGAGDYAMRIWLDPQKVAARGLSAGDVVAAIRAQNVQAAAGVVGASPGLPGVDLQLSVNARGRLETPEEFADIIVKTDADGSVTRLADLGRIEMGAADYALRSLLDNKPAVAIPISQAPGSNAIAISDAVRDTMAEIKRTMPPGIDYSIVYDPTQFVRASIESVVHTLLEAIALVVLVVILFLQTWRASIIPLLAVPVSVVGTFAAMHLLGVTVNALSLFGLVLAIGIVVDDAIVVVENVERNIAAGLSPKEATYQAMREVSGPIVAIALVLVAVFVPLAFISGLSGQFYKQFALTIAFSTVVSAVNSLTLSPALAALLLKGHDAPKDRLTRAMDFAFGWLFRGFNRAFGSGAEAYGTALGGAIKRKSAMMAMYLALVGVAWGLFQAVPGGFVPMQDKQYLIGFAQLPDAATLDRSEEVIRTMSEIALADPGVEHAISFPGLSINGFTNATNSGIVFAGLKPFDQRTSPDLSAGAIAMRLNRQYAGLQDAFVVMFPPPPVMGLGTTGGFKLEIEDRASRGYGELDRVVKAFLAKAAEAPELANLFTSYQVNVPQIYADVDRTRARQLGVAVTDVFDTLQIYLGSLYVNDFNAFGRTYSVRAQADAEYRARPEDIGKLKVKSASGAMVPLAALLKVESAAGPERAMRYNGFLAADISGGAAPGYSSGQAQAAVERIAAETLPPGFAFEWTDLTYQQIIAGDTATLVFALAILLVFLVLAAQYESLTLPVAIILIVPMGLMAAMAGVWLTHGDNNIFTQIGLIVLVGLSAKNAILIVEFARELELAGHAPVQAAVAAAKLRLRPILMTSLAFVMGVVPLVLASGAGAEMRHAMGVAVFSGMIGVTAFGIFLTPVFYVLVRRLAGNRPLTAHHAPSVRIAAE; encoded by the coding sequence ATGAGTCTTTCGCGGTTCTTCATCGACCGCCCGGTGTTCGCGGGCGTGCTGTCGATCCTGATCTTCGTCGCCGGTCTACTGTCGCTGCGGGCGCTGCCGATCTCGGAATATCCCGAGGTGGTGCCGCCGACGGTGGTGGTGCGCGCGCAATATCCGGGCGCCAGCCCGCGGGTGATCGCCGAGACGGTGGCGACCCCGATCGAGGAACAGGTCAACGGCGTCGAGGACATGCTCTACATGAGCAGCCAGGCCACCACCGACGGCACGATGACGCTGACCGTCACCTTCCGCCTCGGCACCGACCCGGACAAGGCCCAGCAACTGGTGCAGAACCGCGTCTCCCAGGCCGAGCCGCGCCTGCCGGAGGAGGTGCGCCGCCTCGGCATCACCACCATCAAGTCGTCGCCCGACCTCACCATGGTGGTGCACCTGATCTCGCCCGACGGCCGCTACGATATGGCCTATCTGCGCAACTACGCGCTCCTCAACGTCAAGGACCGCCTCGCGCGGATCGAGGGCGTCGGCCAGGTGCAGCTGTACGGCGCGGGCGACTACGCGATGCGGATCTGGCTCGACCCGCAGAAGGTGGCGGCGCGCGGCCTCTCGGCGGGCGACGTGGTGGCGGCGATCCGCGCCCAGAACGTTCAGGCGGCGGCGGGCGTGGTGGGCGCGTCGCCGGGGCTGCCGGGGGTCGACCTCCAGCTTTCGGTGAACGCCCGGGGGCGGCTCGAAACCCCCGAGGAATTCGCCGACATCATCGTCAAGACCGACGCCGACGGCAGCGTGACCCGCCTCGCCGACCTCGGCCGGATCGAGATGGGCGCGGCCGACTACGCCCTGCGCTCGCTCCTCGACAACAAACCGGCGGTGGCGATTCCGATCTCGCAGGCGCCGGGCTCCAACGCCATCGCGATCTCCGACGCGGTGCGCGACACCATGGCCGAAATCAAGCGGACGATGCCGCCCGGCATCGACTACAGCATCGTCTACGATCCCACCCAGTTCGTCCGCGCGTCGATCGAATCGGTGGTCCACACCCTTCTGGAGGCGATCGCGCTGGTGGTGCTGGTGGTGATCCTGTTCCTGCAGACCTGGCGCGCCTCGATCATTCCGCTGCTGGCGGTGCCGGTGTCGGTGGTCGGCACCTTCGCGGCGATGCATCTGCTCGGCGTCACCGTCAACGCGCTCAGCCTGTTCGGCCTGGTTCTCGCGATCGGCATCGTCGTCGACGACGCGATCGTGGTGGTCGAGAACGTCGAGCGCAACATCGCCGCCGGGCTCTCGCCGAAAGAGGCGACCTACCAGGCGATGCGCGAGGTCTCCGGGCCGATCGTCGCGATCGCCCTGGTGCTGGTGGCGGTGTTCGTGCCGCTCGCCTTCATCTCCGGGCTCTCGGGGCAGTTCTACAAGCAGTTCGCGCTCACCATCGCGTTCTCCACGGTGGTCTCGGCGGTCAACTCGCTCACCCTCTCGCCCGCCCTCGCGGCGCTGCTGCTGAAGGGCCACGACGCCCCCAAGGACCGCCTGACGCGGGCGATGGACTTCGCCTTCGGCTGGCTGTTCCGGGGCTTCAACCGCGCCTTCGGCTCGGGCGCGGAGGCCTACGGCACCGCGCTCGGCGGCGCGATCAAGCGCAAGTCGGCGATGATGGCGATGTACCTCGCCCTCGTCGGCGTCGCGTGGGGGCTGTTTCAGGCGGTGCCGGGCGGCTTCGTGCCGATGCAGGACAAGCAGTACCTGATCGGCTTCGCGCAGTTGCCGGACGCCGCCACCCTCGACCGCAGCGAGGAGGTGATCCGCACGATGAGCGAGATCGCCCTCGCCGACCCCGGCGTCGAGCACGCGATCTCCTTCCCCGGCCTCTCGATCAACGGCTTCACCAACGCCACCAACTCCGGCATCGTCTTCGCCGGATTGAAGCCCTTCGACCAGCGCACGAGTCCCGATCTCTCCGCCGGGGCGATCGCGATGCGCCTGAACCGCCAGTACGCCGGGCTCCAGGACGCGTTCGTGGTGATGTTCCCGCCGCCCCCGGTGATGGGGCTCGGCACCACCGGCGGCTTCAAGCTCGAAATCGAGGACCGCGCCTCGCGCGGCTACGGCGAACTCGACCGGGTGGTGAAGGCGTTCCTCGCCAAGGCGGCGGAAGCGCCGGAGCTCGCCAACCTGTTCACCTCCTATCAGGTCAACGTGCCGCAGATCTACGCCGACGTCGACCGCACCCGCGCCCGCCAGCTGGGCGTCGCGGTGACCGACGTGTTCGACACCCTGCAGATCTACCTCGGCAGCCTCTACGTGAACGACTTCAACGCGTTCGGCCGCACCTACTCGGTGCGGGCGCAGGCCGACGCGGAATACCGCGCGCGCCCCGAGGACATCGGCAAGCTCAAGGTCAAGAGCGCGTCGGGGGCGATGGTGCCGCTCGCGGCGCTGCTGAAGGTGGAGTCCGCCGCCGGGCCGGAACGGGCGATGCGCTACAACGGCTTCCTCGCCGCCGACATCTCCGGCGGCGCCGCGCCGGGGTACTCCTCGGGGCAGGCGCAGGCGGCGGTCGAGCGCATCGCCGCCGAAACCCTGCCGCCCGGCTTCGCCTTCGAGTGGACCGACCTCACCTATCAGCAGATCATCGCCGGCGACACCGCGACCCTGGTGTTCGCGCTCGCGATCCTGCTGGTGTTCCTGGTGCTGGCGGCGCAGTACGAGAGCCTGACGCTGCCGGTGGCGATCATCCTGATCGTGCCGATGGGTCTGATGGCGGCGATGGCGGGGGTGTGGCTGACGCACGGCGACAACAACATCTTCACCCAGATCGGCCTGATCGTGCTGGTCGGCCTCTCGGCCAAGAACGCCATCCTCATCGTCGAGTTCGCGCGCGAACTCGAACTCGCCGGGCACGCCCCGGTCCAGGCGGCGGTGGCGGCGGCGAAGCTGCGCCTGCGGCCGATCCTGATGACCTCGCTCGCCTTCGTCATGGGCGTGGTGCCGCTGGTGCTCGCCTCCGGCGCGGGGGCCGAGATGCGCCACGCGATGGGCGTCGCGGTGTTCTCGGGGATGATCGGCGTCACCGCGTTCGGCATCTTCCTCACGCCGGTGTTCTACGTGCTGGTGCGCCGCCTCGCGGGCAACCGCCCGCTCACGGCGCACCACGCCCCCTCGGTGCGCATCGCCGCCGAATGA
- the bglB gene encoding Thermostable beta-glucosidase B (Gentiobiase) (Cellobiase) (Beta-D-glucoside glucohydrolase), translating to MKAIAAVFGVVLLAGCSAAAPEDAAYRDARLPAERRAEDLLGRMSLAEKTALLAGDGWMTTAANPRLGIPALKMTDGSVGVRVQMDEGVPAPEEPFRTTAFPAGIALAASFDPALARDVGGAIARDVRALGRNMLLGPATDVARAPLGGRTFESYGEDPHLAGEIAAAYVRGAQAEGVIATVKHLAANNQETARWRIDARVDPRALHEIYLPPFRKAVTEGGALAVMSAYNRVNGAHSSENRAILTDVLRDRWGFAGFVVSDWGSTYSTAAPLAAGLDLEMPGGPMLDTVLAAPQAIADGFSGGWLRADRLRAAGLAPEIDRAAGRVLRSMIAAGLLDRPADARIPSEAGTAARRDLAFRAALSGIVLLKNDDALPLAPAKLRTLAVIGPNAAKARAGGGSSRVDTRNAIAPLDAIRDRLGPGVRVDYAVGASMDGETPADDGTDARDRQRAEAVRIAAAADAAVVIVGRYEGLESEGFDIRSMDLPSGQDDLIAAVAAVNPRTVVVLNTGAPVAVRRWLDRIPALVAMWYGGEQGGPALAAALFGDADPGGRLPITFPRSWPDSPVYATFPGREQVAEYAEGIFVGYRHYDARAVAPQFPFGHGLSYARFAFSDLAAVPEGDGARVRLTVRNLADRPGVAVPQIYVADGHAPLPRPPRELKAFRRLALAPGESQEVEFTLDRSAFSYYDPERAAWVAAPGRFRIEAAASSRDIRQSVNFDLAN from the coding sequence ATGAAGGCGATCGCAGCGGTTTTCGGGGTGGTGCTTCTGGCCGGATGTTCGGCGGCGGCGCCGGAGGATGCGGCGTATCGCGATGCGCGTCTGCCTGCGGAACGGCGCGCCGAAGACCTGCTCGGTCGGATGAGCCTTGCGGAGAAGACGGCGCTGCTGGCGGGCGACGGCTGGATGACGACCGCCGCGAACCCGCGCCTCGGCATTCCCGCGCTGAAGATGACCGACGGCTCGGTCGGCGTGCGGGTGCAGATGGACGAAGGCGTGCCCGCGCCCGAGGAACCGTTCCGCACCACCGCGTTCCCGGCGGGGATCGCGCTCGCCGCGTCGTTCGACCCGGCGCTGGCGCGCGACGTCGGCGGCGCGATCGCGCGGGATGTGCGGGCCTTGGGGCGCAACATGCTGCTCGGCCCGGCGACGGACGTCGCCCGCGCGCCGCTCGGCGGGCGTACCTTCGAGAGCTACGGCGAAGATCCCCATCTCGCGGGCGAGATCGCCGCCGCCTACGTGCGCGGCGCCCAGGCGGAAGGGGTGATCGCCACCGTCAAGCACCTCGCCGCCAACAACCAGGAAACCGCGCGCTGGCGGATCGACGCGCGGGTCGATCCGCGCGCGCTGCACGAGATCTACCTGCCGCCGTTCCGCAAGGCGGTGACGGAGGGCGGCGCGCTCGCGGTAATGTCCGCCTACAACCGCGTCAACGGCGCGCACAGCTCCGAGAACCGCGCGATTCTCACCGACGTGCTGCGCGATCGCTGGGGCTTCGCGGGGTTCGTCGTCTCCGACTGGGGCAGCACCTATTCCACCGCCGCGCCCCTCGCCGCCGGTCTCGACCTCGAAATGCCGGGCGGGCCGATGCTCGACACCGTGCTCGCCGCGCCGCAGGCGATCGCCGACGGCTTCAGCGGCGGCTGGCTGCGCGCCGACCGCCTGCGCGCCGCCGGGCTCGCGCCGGAGATCGACCGGGCGGCGGGCCGGGTTCTGCGCTCGATGATCGCGGCGGGCCTGCTCGACCGCCCGGCCGACGCCCGCATCCCGTCCGAGGCCGGAACCGCCGCGCGCCGCGATCTCGCCTTCCGCGCCGCACTGTCGGGCATCGTCCTGCTCAAGAACGACGACGCCCTGCCCCTCGCCCCGGCGAAGCTGCGCACGCTCGCGGTGATCGGCCCGAACGCCGCCAAGGCCCGCGCGGGCGGCGGCAGCTCCAGGGTCGACACCCGCAACGCGATCGCGCCGCTCGACGCGATCCGCGACCGCCTCGGCCCCGGCGTGCGCGTCGATTACGCCGTCGGCGCGTCGATGGACGGCGAAACTCCCGCCGACGACGGCACCGACGCCCGCGACCGCCAGCGCGCCGAGGCGGTCCGCATCGCCGCCGCGGCCGACGCCGCGGTGGTGATCGTCGGCCGCTACGAAGGGCTGGAGAGCGAAGGCTTCGACATCCGCTCGATGGACCTGCCCTCGGGCCAGGACGACCTGATCGCCGCCGTCGCCGCGGTCAACCCGCGCACCGTCGTCGTCCTCAACACCGGCGCGCCGGTCGCGGTGCGGCGCTGGCTCGACCGCATCCCCGCGCTCGTCGCGATGTGGTACGGCGGCGAGCAGGGCGGCCCGGCGCTCGCCGCCGCGCTGTTCGGCGATGCCGACCCGGGCGGACGGTTGCCGATCACCTTCCCCCGCTCGTGGCCGGATTCGCCGGTCTACGCCACCTTTCCGGGGCGCGAGCAGGTGGCCGAGTACGCCGAGGGGATCTTCGTCGGCTACCGCCATTACGACGCCAGGGCGGTCGCGCCGCAGTTCCCGTTCGGCCACGGCCTCTCCTACGCGCGCTTCGCCTTCTCCGACCTTGCGGCGGTGCCGGAGGGCGACGGCGCGCGCGTGCGCCTGACCGTGCGCAACCTCGCCGACCGCCCCGGCGTCGCGGTGCCGCAGATCTACGTTGCGGACGGCCACGCGCCGCTCCCCCGCCCGCCGCGCGAACTCAAGGCGTTCCGACGCCTCGCCCTCGCCCCGGGCGAATCCCAGGAGGTGGAGTTCACCCTCGACCGCAGCGCCTTCTCCTACTACGACCCCGAACGCGCCGCCTGGGTCGCCGCCCCCGGCCGCTTCCGCATCGAGGCCGCAGCCTCCTCGCGCGATATCCGCCAGTCGGTGAACTTCGATCTGGCGAACTAG
- a CDS encoding Glyoxalase/bleomycin resistance protein/dioxygenase, whose protein sequence is MGINRLYRGRLIDHIQLVVRDLKASEKFYKAVLSILEIPVLSTDKGYFLADELLVSSTDSATARGELTGRHHLAFQAKDRATVDAFYKAALDHGGRDNGAPGVRAYHPGYYAAYVLDPDGNNIEAVFQGEAERTAPSVVIEF, encoded by the coding sequence ATGGGAATCAATAGACTGTATCGTGGTCGCCTGATCGATCACATTCAACTGGTGGTGCGCGATCTCAAGGCGAGCGAAAAATTCTACAAGGCAGTTCTGTCCATATTGGAGATACCGGTTCTCAGCACGGACAAGGGGTATTTCTTGGCCGACGAACTCCTCGTGTCGTCGACCGACAGTGCGACGGCCAGGGGAGAATTGACGGGGCGGCATCATCTGGCCTTTCAGGCGAAAGATCGCGCCACTGTGGATGCTTTTTACAAAGCGGCGCTGGACCACGGCGGGCGCGACAACGGTGCGCCCGGAGTTCGGGCCTATCATCCCGGATATTATGCGGCTTACGTGCTTGACCCCGATGGAAACAATATCGAAGCCGTGTTTCAGGGAGAGGCCGAGCGCACTGCGCCGTCGGTCGTGATCGAGTTCTAG
- a CDS encoding putative multidrug efflux system, outer membrane subunit (Efflux pump component) (TolC family) (Evidence 3 : Function proposed based on presence of conserved amino acid motif, structural feature or limited homology) — protein sequence MMRRAVSFSLAALLLGGCAVGPDYAGPPPPAAPADWSTPETARPKAPELAAWWTRLGDPTLDALIAEAVSGNLDVAAAQARLRAARASYVQAGGALWPSLEGGAGLTRTRTTPAQASGRSAVGNLYRAGFDAAWEIDLFGGNARAREAAGYGVDAAEADLRATLLTLVGDVATNYVDARGYVQRIALARRIAELQRETADLTRARATVGTATALDAARADAEVAATEAEIPVLEAARAGAVHRLGILLGREPGALVQRLAGEAPLPTLAVDPPRAAPAQVLANRPDVASAERALAQATAQVGVATAARYPSISLTGSIATYATQFGDLGRNSSIGWSFGPSLTVPIFQGGALQAAQRLAEAQRDQAFLAYRSAVLTALEDVENASVGLNQERLRRERFAAQVGHARDAARLARLLYDNGASAFLDVLDAERTLFAAEQSLIASDVAVASDYVALAKALGGGWTQPVGAGEPLIDDGYTGPHLR from the coding sequence ATGATGCGCCGCGCCGTTTCGTTCTCCCTCGCCGCGCTGCTGCTCGGCGGTTGCGCCGTGGGTCCGGATTACGCGGGGCCGCCGCCGCCGGCCGCGCCCGCCGACTGGAGCACGCCCGAAACCGCGCGGCCGAAGGCCCCAGAGCTGGCCGCATGGTGGACGCGCCTCGGCGATCCCACCCTCGACGCGCTGATCGCCGAGGCGGTGTCGGGCAACCTCGACGTCGCCGCGGCGCAGGCGCGGCTGCGCGCCGCGCGCGCGAGCTACGTGCAGGCGGGCGGCGCGCTGTGGCCGAGCCTCGAAGGCGGCGCCGGTCTCACACGCACGCGCACCACGCCCGCCCAGGCCTCGGGACGCAGCGCGGTCGGCAATCTCTACCGCGCCGGGTTCGACGCGGCGTGGGAGATCGACCTGTTCGGCGGCAACGCCCGCGCCCGCGAGGCGGCGGGCTACGGCGTCGACGCGGCCGAGGCGGATCTGCGCGCGACGCTGCTGACCCTGGTCGGCGACGTCGCCACCAATTACGTCGACGCGCGCGGCTACGTGCAGCGCATCGCGCTGGCGCGGCGGATCGCCGAGCTGCAGCGCGAGACCGCCGACCTCACCCGCGCCCGCGCCACCGTCGGCACCGCCACGGCTCTGGACGCCGCCCGCGCCGACGCCGAGGTCGCCGCCACCGAGGCGGAGATTCCGGTGCTGGAAGCCGCCCGGGCGGGCGCGGTGCATCGCCTCGGCATTCTCCTCGGGCGCGAGCCCGGCGCGCTCGTCCAGCGTCTCGCGGGCGAGGCGCCGCTGCCGACCCTTGCGGTCGACCCGCCGCGCGCCGCCCCCGCCCAGGTGCTCGCCAACCGGCCCGACGTCGCGTCCGCCGAGCGCGCCCTGGCGCAGGCGACCGCGCAGGTGGGCGTCGCCACCGCCGCGCGCTATCCCAGCATTTCGCTCACCGGCAGCATCGCCACCTACGCCACCCAGTTCGGCGATCTCGGCCGCAATTCCTCGATCGGCTGGTCGTTCGGACCCTCGCTCACCGTGCCGATCTTCCAGGGCGGCGCGTTGCAGGCGGCGCAGCGGTTGGCGGAGGCCCAGCGCGATCAGGCGTTCCTCGCCTATCGCTCCGCAGTGCTGACCGCGCTCGAAGACGTCGAGAACGCCTCGGTGGGGTTGAACCAGGAGCGCCTGCGCCGCGAACGCTTCGCCGCCCAGGTCGGCCACGCCCGCGACGCCGCGCGCCTCGCCCGCCTGCTGTACGACAACGGCGCGTCGGCGTTCCTCGACGTGCTCGACGCCGAGCGGACCCTCTTCGCCGCCGAGCAATCGCTGATCGCCTCCGACGTCGCGGTGGCGAGCGACTACGTCGCGCTGGCGAAGGCCCTCGGCGGCGGCTGGACCCAGCCGGTCGGCGCGGGCGAGCCGCTGATCGACGACGGCTACACCGGCCCGCACCTGCGCTAG